Proteins encoded in a region of the Mycolicibacterium chitae genome:
- a CDS encoding pyridoxamine 5'-phosphate oxidase family protein: protein MDADTKPVSTLTDEESLELLSGVHLGRLVTVLGGQAEIFPVNFVVQRGTILFRSAEGTKLFGTVMNEKVLFEADDHNVVEGWSVIVRGNAEVLYSSEAIEEAEQAGLYPWIATLKLRYVRITPTEISGRRFVFGPEPDSGHVPG, encoded by the coding sequence ATGGACGCCGATACGAAGCCAGTGAGCACGCTGACCGACGAGGAGAGCTTGGAACTGCTGTCCGGCGTGCACCTGGGGCGGCTGGTCACCGTTCTCGGCGGTCAGGCCGAGATCTTCCCGGTGAACTTCGTGGTCCAGCGGGGCACCATCCTGTTCCGCAGCGCCGAGGGCACCAAGCTGTTCGGCACCGTCATGAACGAGAAGGTGCTGTTCGAGGCCGACGACCACAACGTGGTCGAGGGCTGGAGCGTCATCGTCCGCGGGAACGCCGAGGTGCTGTATTCCTCCGAGGCCATCGAGGAGGCCGAGCAGGCCGGCCTGTACCCCTGGATCGCCACGCTGAAGTTGCGCTACGTGCGGATCACGCCCACGGAGATCTCGGGCCGGCGGTTCGTGTTCGGCCCCGAACCCGACTCCGGCCACGTCCCCGGCTGA
- a CDS encoding PLP-dependent aminotransferase family protein: MSSWANTGARDLHLDLRRAITPGTRGVRDVLLTALRDAVRSGRLEAGTVLPPSRTLATDLGLSRNTVADAYAELVAEGWLAARQGAGTWVVSPGRPNVPARPRGIRATPTHNLMPGSPDVSAFPRAAWLASARRALNAAPTEALRMGDPRGRPELREALAEYLSRTRGLHVSAEDVVICAGTRHAVELLAKVFGPAPIAVEAYGLFLFRDCIAAAGARTVPIGVDEMGAAVGELDDLDVPAVLLTPAHHYPHGVPLHPSRRSAVVDWAQRANGFVLEDDYDGEFRYDRQPVGALQSLAPQRVVYLGSPSKSLSPVLRLGWMVVPAELTDRVLAAAGEQQWYVDGIAQLTMAEFIRNGNYDRHIRRQRANYRRRRDALVHRLRQVVPEIGIGGVPAGLHLLLTLPAGTEATVLQHAGDAGVAIEGLSRARHPDAGAHVDRPDGIVVNFGTPAEHAFGAAVDALVEVIAMALAGSR; encoded by the coding sequence ATGAGTTCGTGGGCCAATACCGGGGCGCGGGATCTGCATCTCGACCTGCGCCGGGCGATCACGCCGGGCACCCGCGGCGTGCGCGACGTGCTGCTGACCGCGTTGCGCGACGCGGTGCGCTCGGGACGCCTGGAGGCGGGCACGGTGCTGCCGCCGTCGCGCACCCTGGCCACCGATCTGGGCCTGTCCCGCAACACCGTCGCCGACGCGTACGCCGAACTGGTCGCCGAGGGTTGGCTGGCCGCGCGCCAGGGCGCGGGGACCTGGGTGGTCAGCCCCGGTCGGCCGAACGTCCCCGCGCGGCCCCGCGGCATCCGGGCCACCCCCACCCACAACCTCATGCCGGGTTCCCCTGATGTGTCGGCGTTCCCGCGCGCGGCCTGGCTGGCCTCGGCGCGGCGCGCCCTGAACGCCGCACCCACCGAGGCGCTGCGGATGGGTGATCCGCGCGGGCGACCCGAACTACGCGAGGCCCTGGCCGAATACCTGTCCCGCACCCGCGGACTCCACGTCTCCGCCGAGGACGTCGTGATCTGCGCCGGCACCCGGCACGCCGTCGAACTGCTGGCGAAGGTGTTCGGCCCGGCCCCGATCGCGGTGGAGGCCTACGGGCTGTTCCTCTTCCGCGACTGCATCGCCGCCGCCGGCGCGCGCACCGTTCCGATCGGCGTCGACGAAATGGGCGCGGCGGTAGGCGAATTGGACGACCTCGACGTCCCGGCGGTGTTGCTCACCCCGGCGCACCACTACCCGCACGGCGTGCCGCTGCATCCTTCGCGGCGCAGCGCCGTCGTGGACTGGGCGCAGCGCGCCAACGGCTTTGTCCTCGAGGACGACTACGACGGCGAGTTCCGCTACGACCGCCAGCCCGTCGGGGCGTTGCAGAGCCTGGCCCCGCAGCGCGTGGTGTACCTGGGTTCGCCGAGCAAGAGCCTCTCGCCGGTGCTGCGGCTGGGCTGGATGGTGGTGCCCGCCGAGCTGACGGACCGGGTGCTGGCCGCCGCGGGCGAGCAGCAATGGTACGTCGACGGGATCGCGCAGCTGACGATGGCCGAGTTCATCCGGAACGGCAACTACGACAGGCACATCCGACGTCAGCGCGCCAACTACCGGCGGCGCCGCGACGCGCTGGTGCACCGGCTGCGGCAGGTCGTCCCCGAGATCGGGATCGGCGGGGTGCCCGCGGGCCTGCACCTGCTGCTGACGCTGCCGGCGGGCACCGAAGCCACGGTGCTGCAGCATGCCGGCGACGCCGGGGTCGCGATCGAGGGCCTGTCGCGGGCCCGGCACCCGGACGCCGGCGCGCACGTCGACCGGCCCGACGGCATCGTCGTCAACTTCGGTACCCCCGCCGAGCATGCGTTCGGCGCCGCGGTCGATGCCCTGGTCGAGGTCATCGCGATGGCGCTGGCGGGTTCGCGGTGA
- a CDS encoding carboxymuconolactone decarboxylase family protein, which translates to MTQTLNAPRIELNRVSPEIYAAMIALDNAAREDLDPTLAELIKIRASQINHCANCIDMHIHAARRRGETEQRIYLLPAWREMPELYTEQEQAALALTEEMTELSGGEHVSDEVYARAAAAFSERELGQVIAMALTINAWNRIGVTTRMRPPVRP; encoded by the coding sequence ATGACACAAACCCTGAACGCCCCCCGCATCGAGCTGAACCGCGTCTCGCCGGAGATCTACGCCGCGATGATCGCGCTGGACAACGCCGCGCGCGAGGACCTGGACCCCACGCTGGCCGAGCTGATCAAGATCCGCGCCTCGCAGATCAACCACTGCGCCAACTGCATCGACATGCACATTCACGCCGCGCGCCGGCGCGGCGAGACCGAGCAGCGCATCTACCTGCTGCCAGCCTGGCGCGAGATGCCCGAGCTCTACACCGAGCAGGAGCAGGCGGCGCTCGCGCTGACCGAGGAGATGACCGAACTCTCCGGCGGCGAGCACGTGTCCGACGAGGTGTACGCGCGGGCCGCGGCGGCCTTCAGCGAGCGTGAACTGGGCCAGGTGATCGCGATGGCGCTGACCATCAACGCGTGGAACCGGATCGGCGTGACCACCCGGATGCGCCCGCCCGTGCGTCCGTGA
- a CDS encoding amidase translates to MIPTAVELVEAYRRKTLSPVEATQAALDAIDAHDGAVNAFVLVDPEGALAAARASEARWQAGEPLGPGDGVPASIKDALWTRGWPTLRGSWLIDEAGPWEEDAPCVARLRETGAVLLGKTTTPEYSFKGVTDSPRFGATGNPWDPARTAGGSSGGSATAVGLGMGPWSVGTDAAGSVRIPAAFTGTVALKPTYGLIPHYPPSPFGTLAHVGPMTRTVADAAALLDIITGFDARDWSSMPTPAASFAAGLDDGVAGLRIGFSSNLGFVRNDPEIDAAVATAVRALADAGARVERADPGFDDPIRHFEVLWYSGEAKVLQAYGDIGDPWADRIDPALRRTAAVGATYSASDYLDAMAVRMQLGQLMGRFHQTYDVLVTPTLPLPAFAAGRDVPAGWPSPDWASWTPYTYPFNLTQQPALSVPCGFTSAGLPIGLQIVGPRHADALVLRVGQAYQSVTDWHHKTPTLVAQEVR, encoded by the coding sequence ATGATCCCCACCGCGGTCGAGCTGGTCGAGGCCTATCGGCGCAAGACGTTGTCCCCGGTGGAGGCGACACAGGCCGCGCTGGACGCCATCGACGCCCACGATGGCGCCGTCAACGCCTTCGTGCTCGTCGACCCCGAGGGTGCGCTGGCGGCGGCCCGCGCGTCGGAGGCGCGCTGGCAGGCCGGCGAGCCGCTGGGACCCGGTGACGGCGTTCCCGCATCGATCAAGGACGCGCTGTGGACGCGGGGTTGGCCGACACTGCGGGGCAGCTGGCTCATCGACGAGGCCGGGCCGTGGGAGGAGGACGCGCCGTGCGTCGCACGGTTGCGCGAGACCGGTGCGGTCCTGCTGGGCAAGACCACCACCCCGGAGTACTCCTTCAAGGGGGTCACCGACTCGCCCCGGTTCGGCGCCACCGGCAACCCGTGGGATCCGGCCCGAACGGCGGGCGGATCCAGCGGTGGCAGCGCGACGGCGGTGGGCCTGGGCATGGGGCCGTGGTCGGTGGGCACCGACGCGGCCGGGTCGGTGCGCATCCCCGCCGCGTTCACCGGCACCGTCGCCCTGAAACCGACCTACGGGCTGATCCCGCACTATCCGCCGAGCCCGTTCGGCACGCTGGCGCACGTCGGGCCGATGACGCGCACGGTCGCCGACGCCGCGGCGCTGCTGGACATCATCACCGGATTCGACGCCCGCGACTGGTCGAGCATGCCGACCCCGGCCGCCTCCTTCGCGGCGGGCCTCGACGACGGTGTCGCCGGGCTCCGGATCGGCTTCTCGTCGAACCTGGGCTTCGTGCGTAACGACCCCGAGATCGACGCCGCGGTGGCGACCGCGGTGCGGGCGCTCGCCGACGCCGGCGCGCGGGTGGAGCGCGCCGACCCCGGATTCGACGACCCGATAAGGCATTTCGAGGTGTTGTGGTACTCCGGTGAGGCCAAGGTGCTGCAGGCCTACGGGGACATCGGGGACCCCTGGGCCGACCGGATCGATCCGGCGCTGCGCCGCACGGCCGCCGTCGGGGCGACATACTCGGCGTCGGACTACCTCGACGCGATGGCGGTGCGGATGCAGCTGGGACAGCTGATGGGGCGTTTCCACCAGACCTACGACGTGCTGGTCACCCCGACGCTGCCGCTGCCGGCGTTCGCCGCCGGCCGGGATGTGCCGGCGGGCTGGCCGTCCCCGGACTGGGCCAGCTGGACGCCATATACCTACCCGTTCAACCTGACTCAGCAGCCCGCGCTGAGCGTGCCGTGCGGTTTCACCTCGGCCGGATTGCCGATCGGGCTGCAGATCGTGGGGCCGCGGCACGCCGACGCGCTGGTGCTGCGAGTCGGACAGGCCTATCAGTCCGTCACCGATTGGCACCACAAGACGCCGACGTTGGTCGCGCAGGAGGTTCGATGA
- a CDS encoding DUF3830 family protein produces the protein MSRLITVSLDKRGVRCVARLLDEAAPRTCAAVWAALSGGPLTAQVFHGKYARNEIYTLLPAFAGDDPGKENTTVTPIPGDLCWFSFDSDDLGNPAYGYENRTGTGTSGAIVDLALFYGRNNLLINGDQGWVPGNVFGAVIEGLEEMAEACQDLWMGGVRGETLSFTANPPAPSR, from the coding sequence ATGAGCAGGCTGATCACGGTGTCGCTGGACAAGCGCGGCGTCCGCTGCGTGGCGCGCCTGCTCGACGAGGCGGCGCCACGCACCTGCGCGGCGGTGTGGGCGGCCCTCTCCGGTGGACCCCTCACGGCGCAGGTGTTCCACGGCAAGTACGCCCGCAACGAGATCTACACGCTGCTACCGGCTTTCGCGGGCGACGACCCTGGCAAGGAGAACACGACGGTGACGCCCATCCCGGGCGACCTGTGCTGGTTCTCGTTCGACTCCGATGATCTGGGCAACCCGGCCTATGGGTACGAGAACCGGACCGGCACGGGTACCAGCGGCGCCATCGTCGACCTCGCGCTGTTCTACGGGCGCAACAATCTGCTGATCAACGGCGATCAGGGCTGGGTGCCGGGCAACGTCTTCGGCGCGGTCATCGAGGGGCTCGAGGAGATGGCCGAGGCCTGCCAGGACCTGTGGATGGGTGGGGTGCGGGGCGAGACGCTCAGCTTCACCGCGAACCCGCCAGCGCCATCGCGATGA
- a CDS encoding D-2-hydroxyacid dehydrogenase: MSTPSESAHTRRSAGSGRGPALDSQPAIAVLCERPTDRPPGLSALSGVEFRYCSATGLAEALRGARGLLVWDYFSTALRDAWAQAAALEWVHVTAAGVDTLLFDALRSSDVVVTNARGVFDRPIAEYVLGAVLAHAKGSRESLDLQRRRLWRHRETRSVAGAAALVVGTGGIGRETARLLRAAGLRVRGAGRVARDEDPDFDRIVASADLAAEVGWCDHLVLAAPLTEATRGLVGREVLTAMKPDAHLVNVGRGPLLDEAELLTALRANRIGAATLDVFDTEPLPADHPLWEAPNLTITAHMAGDVLGWRDTLAAQFADNLERWLAGEPLRNVVDKRLGYVPGAAAASGEGR; the protein is encoded by the coding sequence GTGTCGACCCCCAGCGAGAGCGCCCACACCCGGCGCTCGGCGGGGTCCGGGCGTGGGCCGGCACTCGATTCTCAGCCCGCGATCGCGGTCCTGTGCGAGCGGCCCACCGACCGGCCGCCGGGACTTTCCGCACTGTCCGGCGTGGAGTTCCGATACTGCAGCGCAACGGGATTGGCCGAGGCGCTGCGCGGCGCGCGGGGCCTGCTGGTGTGGGACTACTTCTCCACTGCGCTACGCGATGCCTGGGCGCAGGCCGCCGCCCTGGAGTGGGTCCACGTCACCGCCGCCGGCGTGGACACGCTGCTCTTCGACGCGCTGCGCTCCTCCGACGTCGTGGTGACCAATGCCCGCGGCGTGTTCGACCGTCCGATCGCCGAGTACGTCCTGGGCGCGGTCCTGGCCCACGCCAAGGGCAGTCGGGAGAGTCTGGATCTGCAACGCCGGCGCCTCTGGCGGCACCGCGAGACGCGCAGCGTGGCCGGCGCCGCGGCGTTGGTGGTGGGCACCGGTGGGATCGGCCGGGAAACGGCACGGCTGTTACGGGCGGCCGGTCTGCGGGTACGCGGTGCGGGCCGGGTGGCCCGCGACGAGGATCCCGACTTCGACCGCATCGTCGCCAGCGCGGACCTGGCGGCCGAGGTCGGCTGGTGCGACCATCTGGTGCTGGCGGCGCCGCTGACCGAGGCGACCCGCGGCCTGGTGGGACGGGAGGTGCTGACGGCGATGAAACCCGACGCGCATCTGGTCAACGTGGGTCGCGGGCCGTTGCTCGACGAGGCAGAGCTGCTGACGGCCTTGCGGGCCAACAGGATTGGCGCCGCAACCCTGGACGTCTTCGACACCGAACCGCTGCCGGCCGACCATCCGCTGTGGGAGGCCCCGAACCTGACGATCACCGCGCACATGGCCGGCGACGTGCTCGGGTGGCGGGACACCCTGGCCGCGCAGTTCGCGGACAACCTCGAGCGCTGGCTGGCCGGGGAGCCGCTGCGCAACGTGGTGGACAAGAGGCTGGGCTACGTGCCCGGCGCGGCCGCGGCATCCGGGGAGGGCCGATGA